From Salmo salar chromosome ssa09, Ssal_v3.1, whole genome shotgun sequence:
CTTGTGTAGCTAGTTTCATTCATTTCTTTCGAGGCCGATTATATTGTGCATCCCAGTACTGAAAGGTAAATACAACgtctcaattatttattttttctaatATGCAAGTTAGATAAGTCACCAGTTTGAAAAAATGAGTGGACATTGATGGCGAACGTCTGCTAACTAACGTTAACTTATCTGTAGTAGCTAACTTAGCCAGCAGCTAACATTAGCAaatggtagctagctagttatctttTTTTAGTTAACTGTCTACTTTTTAATTGTAAAACACTTGGTTAATGGTTAaaactagttaacgttagctaccaACTTATTCTACATATAGCTACGTAAGTTAGCTACTTTAAGGAGGTTATAGGGCGTTAACAGTATCGTTAGTTGACATGTGTTCTAAATGGCCAACTTGTTTTATTTCACAGAAGATGGCTGCTCCGGATATGCGTCTCAACCACACCATATACATCAACAACCTAAACGAGAAGATTAAAAAAGATGGTTAGATCTAGCTACCCCTTCATTTTTGTTACTGTTTTGCCCTCGTGTCTATTTGTTTACCCATCAACCATGCCAACGGCTCCTTGCCTAAACATGTATTGTTTGTACCCTTTGTCCCCCAGAACTGAAGAAGTCGTTGTACGCCATTTTCTCTCAGTTTGGTCAAATCCTAGACATTTTGGTTGCCCGCTCACTGAAGATGAGGGGTCAGGCCTTCGTCATCTTCAAGGAGGTCAACAGCGCCTCCAATGCCCTGCGTTCCATGCAGGGGTTCCCATTCTATGACAAACCAATGGTGAGATATTGCCAATACACATGGTACACATCAGCTAGCTTTTGCCTGACACATGTTTAGGTAGAGAATGATGATTCTCTAGTATGTAGCCCTGTACTTTAAATAGTCTTGTCGTCAACTGTACCTCTTTCTCATCACAGCGTATTGGGTATGCCAAAGGGGATTCTGACATCATCGCTAAAATGAAGGGCACCTACGTGGAGCGTGACCGTAAGAAGGAGAAGAGGGCCAAGGTCAAGGGCCCAGAGGCTGCAGGGGCCAAGAAGGGTGTGCCAGGAACCCCTGTAGTACCTATGGGCCCTGGAGTTCCAACAGCCATGCCTGTAAGTGTTCTACTGTGAGACAGAACCACCTTTGTAGCCACTCTTAACATGTTTTCTTAAAGACATGTCTATCTAAAATggcagattgtgttattccacatGTATCACTAATTGATAATGCGGCTGATTTCATTGAACGTTCTGTTTGTTCTTCTGAAGGGAATGCCACCCATGAGCGGGGCTCCTCGTATGATGCAAATGCCAGGGCAGCCCCCTTACATGCCCCCGCCAGGCATGATGCCACCTCCTGGGATGGGCCCTGGGGGGATGCCCCCTGGTGCCATGCCTCCGGGTGGGATGATGCCAGGTCAAATGCCCCACGCCCAGGTATGGatcatgtgtgtgtatcagtgttagcTTACATCTTGTAATATCTTCTCAGTGCCCTTTTTTATTAACTAAACAGCAGGTCTGTTTAGTGGAACACTGTAATCATGAGTTTGCTTGATGTTCGTCTTACTGTATAATCTCACTAACTTATTATGTTGATAAATGTAATCTTCTTTACCTCCAGGTTGCAGAAAACCCTCCCAACCACATCCTTTTCCTCACCAACCTCCCAGAGGAGACCAACGAGCTCATGCTGTCTATGCTCTTCAACCAGTTAGTACCTCTTCATTTTATTCCCCCCTTCTCATATACTCCTTGGTGCAGTGTGAAAATGTAATGTTTATTCTTCCATGTTCCGTAGTATTGGAACATATCTGTTCTGTTTTCAGTTTCCAATATTGTGGTTAATTTATTTCGTTGTGTTTGTGTATGGTGAGATTGAATATGTTGACAAGTATAGACCCTTGATGTGTCTTTTTAAAGTCTGTCTGAAGTTCTGTCCTGATGTTGACTGTTTTCCCACTTCAGGTTCCCTGGGTTCAAAGAGGTGCGTCTGGTACCTGGTCGCCACGACATCGCCTTTGTAGAGTTTGATAATGACGTGCAGGCTGGAGCGGCCAGGGAGGCACTACAGGGCTTCAAGATCACCCAGACCAATGCCATGAAGATCTCATTCGCCAAGAAATAACACACCCAGAGAGCTCTTAAATGGTttacaatctcacacacacaccagggagaCCTCATCACCTTACACTATACCAGCACGGAGCCGACTACTAACCTGTCCTTTGCCAAGAAAGCACAGTGCGTTACTagtccacacacacagaataactGTAGATGACTTGCCTTGTCTGATTGTAGGGTACCGACGGTTTAGAGCACAGACGTAGACAGGTCAGCATTTTGATTGCAATGCTGGCACTAGGCTCAAATGATAACATGTAAGGACTATATTGGTATAGTGATTTGGTGCCAACATAAAGGACAGTTAGCTGACATTTGCGTATCCATAGCTCTGGTTAAGAAAAATTTAAATTCATTCTTTGAGGATAAAATCTGGTGTTTGTATGTaagtatatttacatttttaccgTTTGTCTGTTATAAAGCATTGCACCCAGGGTCTGTTTCACCCAGACATTGTACCTGGAGCTTTTCTGTTTGATTAAAACTTGCCATTTATAATGACTAGTGCTGTGGGTGTTTTCTGCTTTTATGTCTGGGGAGACATGAGGGGCTGTATTGCAAACAAAACTATGGCTTATTTTGtctcaatgtttattgaaaacaaatacatttgctcAATGAACACTTCTCTCAAATACGTTGTTGGTTAACTAGCAAATTTGTATATTATAAACGCCTCCAAACTAGCTGAAATGAGCTACCTACGATTCCCACATGGCAGCGTCTCATTGTTGCTAGCTGACTGTTCAAAATCATAACGCATGTCTGCCGGCTCCATCGATGCGCACATCTTTTTTGTATTGTCAACCAACTTGTCTGCTGATTTATGATTTAAACCTTTCTTTCTCGAGCATAATTTAATGTTGCATGGAGAAGGACCTGGGCCGCTATCCACAAAAGCATctcagtaggagtgctgatctggggTGAGGTTTGCCTTCTAGATCATGACTTTGATTAtgtggacagatcctagatcagcactcctactctaatATGCTTTGTGGATACAGCCCCTGGTCTTAGTTCAGCACACTTATTCTGAGATGTTTGTTACATATGGCCCCAGATATGGGTCCTTGCGCACTAATGTCTCTAGACCAGAGATGTAATTATATCTATAGTGATTCAAACAGCCTACTGTAACTTCATGAACATCTTACACTGAACCAGTGTTTGTGTCAATACCACCACTATGGCTGCAATGATGATTAACACCCTGATGAGGGCAGTGTTTATCAGTGGTTTCCATGGCGTGTCTAGTGTAACCACATTGAATGATAGTGGACTCTCGTGCCAAAAGCCAGTTtcagcatgggcagtgccattgaggtctttcaccattttgaagtagtgaactgggtgggacttcctatgggttaaggaaggataaCATTTCATCCAGGttatcaggagggatcagcctaTAGAGAATGATcaaggcctctagtggccaaaagacTGTATTAACAGCGGCAGCGCCATTGAAGGCTTCCACCATTTGAATCTAGTCAACGGGGTGGGCCTTCCAACTTCATTGGCATGTCCAactgggtcatcaggagggatcagccaattgtgaagaagaaaatggactacttcaaaatggagataggCTGTGCAGCGCCTTTGAGGCTGTCACATacactataatggcacagatataaTGATGAGGCCTCTATCCATCTCTGGATtagccaatgaattatacttgtGAGCAAACCTTCCaaaactgcaggtggcagtaaactgccaaccttggctttatacctgttcaaacaacccACTCCAGCTGGCAATATgtaccctttcagtttgtttaccatttcatagaagtagtagaagaagaaaataGACTACATCAAAATGTCGATGCCCATGCTCTCACAGACACTATAATGGGAAAGATACAATGTTGTGTCCTCTAACTATGTGTCTAACTAACTAATGCAGTGAGAAACATTATGCTTTTCCCAACATGTTGCAGTAGGCGGACTGGTGGGACTGTAGTCTAAACTTTGATTTGGCCTCTTGTCTACAGTTTTGCAAGAACTTGAGTTTGTGCCATCCCCTTGATAATTCTGCAAACGATGAAAACATTTTGGGATAACGTTTCCATTTGATTACTATAACCTATAAAGTAATGCGATTTCTTTCTTTCTGGAGCATTGTGTCATAATCGAATGACTCTGTGCTACCACGTAAATCATCATTGCTGACTCACTCTCTGCCCTTTCTGGCCTTGCCCACTGCAGTTTCATCTAATTTCTACCATGAATCAGACAGCAATACCTGGATAGCCCATTTCATCAATGCTATTTTCCCTTTGTGCTCATTTTGTTTAAAGAAGTTTTGGAGATTTAATTTAAGACGTTTCCTCTTTGAATGTCTTTAGCATTGATTGTGTCTGTGAGGAGGTGGGCTGTGAGCCTATAAATCAGCACAATCTACTTTTTCATTTTTTCAAATTGCCGCTGTCTTGGAGCTAGAATTGGGAACATGTATACTGTGCTAATgccaatatatatataaaaaaagagtAACTGAGAGCATTGTACACTATGGCGAACTTAGCAAATTAGGCATTTGTGGTAAATACATGGGGGCTGCCATCTTTATGCACCTTCACTTTTTTTTTAACTTACCCAGAGtcatgaactcatggataccatttttatgtttgaAGGAGGTTGAAGGTCGTTTCTAGAGCTATTGCTAACTGTTCTTGTAGACTTTCAGTATTGCGCTAACACTATTAGCATTGGCTCCAGAAACTACCTTCAGCTTTCTACAAACTGCACGCAGTGACATAAACATGATGTCCATGATTGATTGAATTTATTACAGAATTAAAAGCAGTAgactgctccagccattacatacatttaaaaatgatCGAGGATAAAAACACAAtaaagaagaagggcgggggtatgccttatgattaacaagacgtggtgtgatcataacaacatacaggaactcaagtccttctgttcacctgacttagaattcctcacaatcaaatgtcgaccgcattatctaccaagagaattctcttcgattataatcataGCCgtatatatcccccccaagcagacacatcgatggccctgaatgaacttcattggactctatgtaaactggaaaccacatatcctgaggctgcattcattgtagctggggattttaacaaggctaatctgaaaacaagactCCCTAAATTTGATCAGCACATCGAATGCGCTAAATCCTggaccattgttactctaacttccgcgacgcatacaaagccctgccccgccctcctttcggaaaatctgaccacgactccattttgttgctcccagcctatagacaaaaacttaaacaggaaatgcctgtgctcaggtctgttcaatgctggtccgaccaatctgattcaaCGCTtgggactgggatatgttccgctgaatacgctgattcggtgagctgaaatgtatcactagtcactttaaactatgccactttatataatgcttaCATCCCCTACACTACTcatgtcatatgtatatactgtactctataccatctactgcatcttgcctatgccgttcggccatcgctcatccatacatatttttatgtacatattcttattcattcctttacacttgtgtgtgtttaaggtagttgttgtgaaattgttagattacttgttagataattctgcatggtcggaactagaaacacaagcatttcgctacactcacattatcatctgctaaccatgtgtatgtgacaaataaaatttgatttgaagttcaTTTGACTCAGGGTATGTAGAAAAAAGGGCTTAGTTGCCAAAACGTcgtattatcaaatcaaatcaaatcaaatttatttttatatagcccttcgtacatcagctgatattctcaaagtgctgtacagaaacccagcctaaaaccccaaacagcaagcaaagcatgtgaaagaagcacggtggctaggaaaaactccctaggaaaaactccctagaaaggccaaaaacctaggaagaaacctagagaggaaccaggctatgaggggtggccagtcctcttctggctgtgcagggtggatattataacagaacatggtcaaaatgttaaaatgttaaaatgttcataaatgaccagcatggtcaaataataataatcatagtagttgtcgagggtgcaacaagcacgtccggtgaacaggtcagggttccatagccgcaggcagaacagttgaaactggagcagcagcacggccaggtggactggggacagcaaggagtcatcataccaggtagtcctgaggcatggtcctagggctcaggtcctccgagagaaagacagaaagagagaaagagagaattagagagagcatatttaaatacacacaggacaccggataagacaagagaaatactccagatgtaacagactgaccctagcccccgacacataaactactgcagcataaatactggaggctgagacaggagggatcagaagacactgtggccccatccgatgataccccggacagggccaaacaggcaggatataaccccacccactttgccaaagcacagcccccacaccactagagggatgtctccaaccaccaacttaccgtcctaagacaaggccgagtatagcccacaacgatctccgccatggcacaacccaagggggggcgccaacccagacaggaagaccacgtcagtgactcaacccactcaagtgacgcacccctcccatggacggcatggaagaacaccagtaggccagtgactcagcctctgtaaaagggttagaggcagagaatcccagtggaaagaggggaaccggcaaggcagagacagcaagggcggttcgttgctccagcctttccgttcaccttcacactcctgggccagactatacttaatcataggacctactgaagagataagtcttcagtaaagacttaaaggttgagactgagtctgcgtctctcacattggtaggcagaccattccataaaaatggagctctataggagaaagccctacctccagccgtttgcttagaaattctagggacaattaggaggcctgcgtcttgtgaccgtagcgtacgtgtaggtatgtacggcaggaccaaatcggaaagataggtaggagcaagcccatgtaatgctttgtaggttagcagtaaaaccttgaaatcagcccttgccttaacaggaagccagtgtagggaggctaacactggagtaatatgatcaaattttttggttctagtcaggattctagcagccgtatttagcactaactgaagtttatttagtgctttatccgggtagccggaaagtagagcattgcagtagtccagcctagaagtaacaaaagcatggattaatttttctgcgatTATTATGTATTATGCCTTTAATGACCGCTGATCTGAAAGGTCTTGATAGAAGAAAGCAATGAGTGGGGTTCACAGGATGACAGAAAGGACAGAAGAACAGTCGGATAACAAAGCAAACACTTTATCACGTACGAACTATCTTCCTATATGTGCAGTCAGTGAAAGCATGACCGTGTTTATCTCAATTCTACAAGGACAACACATATGAAGTTTAGTCCAGTGCTGTAGGTTGGTTATCTTTGAATGTGGCAGGTAATCTTCTAAACACATATTCGTAAGGTTTACATTCCAAATGTCATGGCCCCATGTTCATTGGTTCACCCCTTATAGCCCTATATGGTGCCACCTTGTGGTGTACCGTGGCCAAATTTGAATGCAGCAACGAATCATTCTCAATTCAGTTTATACACTACATCTGGAGTCAATCTGATTTATGGGTCATgagaataaaaaatacaaaagttATTTTAGCATTAGCATATGTGCTAATGTGCATCTATGGGTAT
This genomic window contains:
- the snrpa gene encoding U1 small nuclear ribonucleoprotein A — encoded protein: MAAPDMRLNHTIYINNLNEKIKKDELKKSLYAIFSQFGQILDILVARSLKMRGQAFVIFKEVNSASNALRSMQGFPFYDKPMRIGYAKGDSDIIAKMKGTYVERDRKKEKRAKVKGPEAAGAKKGVPGTPVVPMGPGVPTAMPGMPPMSGAPRMMQMPGQPPYMPPPGMMPPPGMGPGGMPPGAMPPGGMMPGQMPHAQVAENPPNHILFLTNLPEETNELMLSMLFNQFPGFKEVRLVPGRHDIAFVEFDNDVQAGAAREALQGFKITQTNAMKISFAKK